The genomic segment ACATGCATAATTCCACGAGGGCGTGCGGTTTTTCTTCTTCCCTGTCGACGACAACGACAACGACGCAGCTTGTGATGGGCGCCACAGTACTCACGGGCATCGTGACCAAGGCCGGGTTCATGGCGAAGACTGTCACGATGACCGTCTCTAAGCTCAAGATGCACCCAAAGCTGCACAAGTCGTACGTGCGCCACTCCAAGTACCTCGTGCACGACCCTGACTCGGTACTTACGATCGGCGAGCGGATTCGTGCCCAGGCATGCCGCCCGCTCTCCGCGCGCAAGCGGTTCGTGCTGCTTGAGCGCCTTGGATTTCAGCATGGTCCGGAGCATGCAGATGCGTCTCATGACGATGCCGCGCGCCTCCGTCGCGAAAAGACGGAAGCGTCTatgccggcggcgcagcgcgagtgGCTCGAGATCGAAAAGCGTGTGCGTGACGAAGTGCGCTCGAGTAGCACGCGCAAGTAGTGGTGCCGCGCTATGCACTATACCTGCTCGgagcgagctgctcacgaGCCTATGTACTCGATACCTATAGCGCCAGGTAGCCCTGCAGCCAGTTCGAGGGACACGCTTAGGTCGCCGATCGCATATTTCCTCGCGGCCGGAGACGACGCCTGGGGtggagcgccgccgagACTCGCGTCGAGAGACGGCCTGTCTTCGTACCCATGAGTCAGGCGGACGAAGGaaaggcgctcgagtcggTGCCAGCCCCCTCCGCGCGCCCGTCGCACGAGAGGGTGATGGATCGGCTGTttcagcagctgctcaaggTGCCGTCGCCCAAGACcctcgcgcatctcgtgcGCTTCCTCGGAACGTGGACGGGCACGGACAAGTTCTTTATGTTGGCGCAGTACGGCTCGAACGTGCTGGTGGCCGTGCTGCTGTTCTTGCAGGCGCTCCGGAAACGATCGGACAAGTCGAGTGTGAttcagcgcctcgtgccgcgcatccGGGCCCTGGGCAGCCTGACGGCCGATGCGCGTATCCTCTTCCGTATCTGGGCCATCCTGCCGATGGTCCAGTGGATGCTGGATCTGGAGCGCCATCTGCCCGTCACACGGAATCTCAAGCTGATCGAGCGACTGCAGGCCTTGTCGATGGTCGTGTATGCGCCCATGGAAGCCGCGGCCTACCTGGCCATGCACAAGATCCTGCCGCTGTCTGACGTGGTGCAAAATGAGCTGTGGCTCTGGGGCTGTCGTTTGTGGGCTGCGTATGTCGTGCTTGACTTTTGGCACATTGTCGAGGACCACCGcatgctgcgtgccgaggccaaggcgctcgagcggaGCCACGGGCACCCCACGCCGGTCGGGGCTGCGGAGAAGGCGATGTCGGACGACCAAAaggcgacgcagcatcTGTGGACGCAGATGCGCGCTCGcaaagaggcgctgctTACGCAGTTCTGGGTGAACGTCGGCTACCTGCCGCTGACGGTGCACTGGTCCGTCTCTACGGGTCTGATCTCGGAGGGATGGGTCGGTGTGTTTGGCGTGATAGCAGGTCTGGCGAGCTGGCGGAAGCAGTGGAAGGCCACGGCATAGCTAGATAGAGGCGAGCGCTGAGTACACGTCATgcagcacctcgtcgatcTCAGGGCGTGCTTGTGggtcgtgcgcgaggcaccGCGTGATGAGGTCGCGGATGTGGGGCGAGTAGGGATCGTCGTCGGGGAACTTGTATGCGCCGTTCGTGACGGCGAGTGCGATCGATCCGCCCTGCTCGACGGTCGATGGCGTCTCGAACGGCGAGTGTAGGTACGCCATCGCATAGAGTGTGCACCCTAGCGACCAGATGTCGACTTTTTCGTCGAGGATTGTGTCTGTTTTGACGTCAAAGAGCTCGGGCGCGCGGTATGGCATACTCGTGTGGACCGATGCGACGTCCTGCTGAGCGACGGCTTCGCGTCGGTTCGAGATCTTGATACGCGCACGGGTCGTGCTGCCAAAGTCCATGAGGACGCCGgtgacgccgtcgtcgtcgatcaTGATGTTCGCCGGCTTGACGTCGCGGTGGGcgtacggcacgcgctgcgtgtccTGCGGAGCGAGAGACATGGGCTCAGCGGGTGGGTACGCGTCGCTGGCCGTCGACGCGGCGTCGAAGAGGAGGgagtcgtcgtccgcctTGGCccgtggcggcgcggcgatgTGGGGCTGCGGCAGCACATAGTGGTGCATGGTCTTGAGGGCCTCGCAGGCCCCGGCGAAGAGGCTGAGCatgacgcgctcgtcaaAGCGGGTGTGGTGGACGATGTGGGCATGGATCGCGTCCTGGACGTTGCCGTTCTGGTAGTACGGGAGCACGAGGTACACAATCTTGCCGCTGCGTGGATTCTCGACGTCGTCAGATGGCACGCGCCCAAAGCCACCGGCGAGAAAGCTCCCGGCGCCACGGCCCTCCTGGTCCTGCACGACGGCCGAGTCGATCAGGCGGAGCACATGCGGGCCGCGAaagcgctgcatcgactGAAtctcgcccagcgccatgcgcagcgactcgtcgccgtgctggcacCGCATCTTTTTGAGCGCATACGCACTGCCCGTGCTCGGATCGCGCACGAGATACACCATGCTGAAGCCGCCCTCAcccagcagctgcatcacgTTGTACGATACGCCATTCACACACACGGTGCCGTACGCGTCCGCACAGTCCAGGCACGACAGCAGCGCAAGCACGCCATCCTGCGCGTACGCATACACCCGCGTGGCCAGCTCGTTGTGCGACAGCGCCGAACGAACGAGGTCCATGGTGGCGGCCGAGTGGAGAAGGAGGTCATCGTATGGACACCAAGCGAAAagacgcggcggcgctcgctgaCGAGCGAGATGCGAAGCGCTCGCTCACAGGTCGAGCGTGGTCCGCCTcagcgtcggcgtcgccgGCACCTGAGGACGTCAAGCTGTactgcgtgtgccgccaGGCGTACGATGACGACCGCCTCATGATGGCGTGCGACGTGTGTGACGAATGGTTCCACGCGTCGTGTATGCGCGTAGCCGAgcacgacgtcgagctCATCGACACGTTTGTGtgtgcgccgtgcgcttcgcgcacggcgcagcgcacgtcTTTCAAGGTGCCGTGCGGCcatcgcgcgtgccgccgccccgCCCGCCTGCCCATGTCCCGCTACTGTTCCGACGCCTGTGGCCTCGCCGAGATTCGCGCGCGGATGGACGTGATGCACGTCTCGCAAGATACCCACCACATTACGTGCGCGCCGAAagacgcacgccgcggcgtcgtcatgTGGATGCACGGAGACCAGGCGCCCCGAGAGCCGCCACCCGGCACGAGCTGGGGCGCCTTTGTGCGGCagcacgcgacgcgcctcgacacgcgcgagcACGAtacggcgcagctgcacacgGAACTCAAACGGCTCGAGAGGCAGTGCGCGGCTCTGCACGCGAGCTTGGACTTGctcagcgtgcgcagcaaactgctgcagcacgcggACGACCGGCCTGCTGGCTCCGCCTGTGGcttcgatgcgcgcctgtgcatggacgacgaggcgctcgcggctTGGACCCTCTCGCCACAGGGCCGCGCCGTCATGGCGGACCAggacggcggcagcggcgccgcggacgTCTGCGACGTGCCTAAGCGGCAGTGcaagcggcacgccgacTGGTCCGCCATACGCGCAGCCGacctcgatgtgctgcgcgacatACAGACGGCGCAGCTGAGCGCACTATCGGAGCGttcgcatgcgctgcgcatcgCTATGGAGCTACACAGCTAGAACCACAGTCGTGCGGCGCCACCGCCAAGACCTGCCACACCCACCGCAAAGAGGAACGCGCACCACCGCGGCTGCCGCACCACGGCCGCCTGacgcaggcggcgcgctTCCAATAGAGCTGCGATGCCGGTAcacgacatggccgcggcgcccgtgACTTTGCATGCCAAACACGGCTCATGTTCGCGGGGTGCGTGCACATACCACTGTAGAGGGCGTTAATATCCGCTACGACTATGGCGCCAATCAGCCACATTAGACCACGCGCACCTTCTTGTCCGAGTCATGGTTCTTGCTGTCGTCCTCCTTGCtcacggcctcggccacctTCTCCCGGATGTTGTGCGTCGACTCCTGCAGGTTCGACAGCTGCTTCTCAAGCTGCTCCTTGCCACTCTGTGTCAAGTCTGTGAAGCGTTCGTGCGCGGCCGAGCGGATATCCGACGTGCCTTCCACGGCCTCCGTGGCCTGTTCGCGCGCGTGGCCCAACAGCTCGCCCACACGGTCCTGCAGCTGCGAGAagcgcgacggcggcacagccacATTCGCAGTCGAAGGCAAGATGCGCACACCCGGCACAGCGACTGGGTTGAACGACCGCTCACAGTCCGTGTAGCCTGCACCCAGACCGAAACCGGTGCCGAGCCACACGggccacgcgcgccgacgaagGAACAGCACGGAGAGCACGACACCCGCACTAAAACCAATACCCGTCTTGACAATCGTGTTGCTCAGGCACAGGTCCATCTTCTTGTTCAGCACATCCTCGctcgcgaggcgcggcTTGTCGCTGCTCATACTGAAGTGGTAGCAAAACCCCTCACGCTCCACGACGGCCGGCCAGACTCGGGGCCCGTTAGGTCACGTGGATGAGTGGAGGAAGTACCTGAGCCCCTcccacgacacgcgcgtccctcGCATGGCGTCCCAACCTGCCGAGCATGagcgcgtggcgtgccCGAACTGCGCTGCACGTCTGCCGTTCGCGGTGATGAATGAGCACCTAGACCGGTGCCTGCAAAAGACACCATCGCCAGAAAAGAAGCGGCCTGCTCAGAACGAGGCACCGCGATCcaaggcgcgtcgcacCACGACTCTGCCTTttgccgagcgcatgcgcccacACTCGCTGGACGAGTACGT from the Malassezia restricta chromosome II, complete sequence genome contains:
- a CDS encoding small subunit ribosomal protein S17, which gives rise to MGATVLTGIVTKAGFMAKTVTMTVSKLKMHPKLHKSYVRHSKYLVHDPDSVLTIGERIRAQACRPLSARKRFVLLERLGFQHGPEHADASHDDAARLRREKTEASMPAAQREWLEIEKRVRDEVRSSSTRK
- a CDS encoding serine/threonine-protein kinase 16 produces the protein MDLVRSALSHNELATRVYAYAQDGVLALLSCLDCADAYGTVCVNGVSYNVMQLLGEGGFSMVYLVRDPSTGSAYALKKMRCQHGDESLRMALGEIQSMQRFRGPHVLRLIDSAVVQDQEGRGAGSFLAGGFGRVPSDDVENPRSGKIVYLVLPYYQNGNVQDAIHAHIVHHTRFDERVMLSLFAGACEALKTMHHYVLPQPHIAAPPRAKADDDSLLFDAASTASDAYPPAEPMSLAPQDTQRVPYAHRDVKPANIMIDDDGVTGVLMDFGSTTRARIKISNRREAVAQQDVASVHTSMPYRAPELFDVKTDTILDEKVDIWSLGCTLYAMAYLHSPFETPSTVEQGGSIALAVTNGAYKFPDDDPYSPHIRDLITRCLAHDPQARPEIDEVLHDVYSALASI
- a CDS encoding subunit of COMPASS (Set1C); this translates as MDTKRKDAAALADERDAKRSLTGRAWSASASASPAPEDVKLYCVCRQAYDDDRLMMACDVCDEWFHASCMRVAEHDVELIDTFVCAPCASRTAQRTSFKVPCGHRACRRPARLPMSRYCSDACGLAEIRARMDVMHVSQDTHHITCAPKDARRGVVMWMHGDQAPREPPPGTSWGAFVRQHATRLDTREHDTAQLHTELKRLERQCAALHASLDLLSVRSKLLQHADDRPAGSACGFDARLCMDDEALAAWTLSPQGRAVMADQDGGSGAADVCDVPKRQCKRHADWSAIRAADLDVLRDIQTAQLSALSERSHALRIAMELHS
- a CDS encoding DUF543 domain protein produces the protein MSSDKPRLASEDVLNKKMDLCLSNTIVKTGIGFSAGVVLSVLFLRRRAWPVWLGTGFGLGAGYTDCERSFNPVAVPGVRILPSTANVAVPPSRFSQLQDRVGELLGHAREQATEAVEGTSDIRSAAHERFTDLTQSGKEQLEKQLSNLQESTHNIREKVAEAVSKEDDSKNHDSDKKWYVHAPREHEPCLACKVTGAAAMSCTGIAALLEARRLRQAAVVRQPRWCAFLFAVGVAGLGGGAARLWF